A part of Miscanthus floridulus cultivar M001 chromosome 6, ASM1932011v1, whole genome shotgun sequence genomic DNA contains:
- the LOC136457906 gene encoding uncharacterized protein isoform X1: protein MTLLAAITNPAAGSLPGSSEKAHPIVLTPGAAPLPPTSSALPTPIPPSAWSLSPADPTLATAASYLAASLDSCSSLPRLRLLLTNFISTLSQSLALPTPPAALPAAIRAVAPYFSAAIASLVASKVASLAGHDILLALAESRLLPHPPPELISSLCDNDRVDLVCALLRQAADIRSSEILAVLRCFLTPASEKAYDAMMDVKGRWKDAAVLAVNRCREKSAGKKEKVDAAARRAALLLMMGHDGFTSPEVCLHYLFASGNVDSVVLGAAVAELDGGEVVRLMRYLNKWIGKYRRFSEAHTCPEAAENLGLEQCDSVPSFGAVARALGVLLDNHFSHLVLNADVREDLRAAELMVRELAAEAESSGPILDLLHRLQLEKMNSHLECKGIFLGTS from the coding sequence ATGACTCTCCTTGCAGCCATCACCAACCCCGCCGCCGGCTCCCTCCCTGGCTCCAGCGAGAAGGCTCACCCTATCGTGCTCACCCCGGGTgccgcgccgctgccgccgacATCCTCCGCGCTCCCCACCCCAATCCCGCCCTCCGCCTGGTCGCTCTCCCCCGCCGACCCCACcctcgccaccgccgcctcctacCTCGCAGCCTCCCTCGACTCCTGCTCCTCCCTCCCGCGCCTCCGCCTCCTTCTCACCAACTTCATCTCTACTCTGTCCCAATCCCTCGCACTCCCAACCCCGCCGGCGGCCCTCCCCGCCGCCATCCGCGCCGTCGCCCCTTACTTCTCCGCCGCAATCGCTTCCCTTGTGGCCTCCAAGGTGGCAAGCCTCGCCGGGCACGACATCCTCCTTGCTCTCGCGGAATCCCGCCTCCTCCCACACCCGCCACCGGAACTCATCTCCTCGCTCTGCGACAACGATCGGGTCGACCTTGTCTGCGCCTTGCTCCGCCAGGCCGCCGACATCCGCTCCTCCGAGATCCTCGCCGTGCTCCGCTGCTTCCTCACGCCGGCCTCCGAGAAGGCCTACGACGCCATGATGGACGTCAAGGGCCGGTGGAAGGACGCCGCTGTGCTCGCGGTCAACAGGTGTCGGGAGAAGAGCGCCGGGAAGAAGGAGAAAGTCGACGCTGCGGCGAGGCGGGCGGCGCTGCTGCTCATGATGGGGCACGACGGGTTCACCTCCCCGGAGGTGTGCCTGCATTACCTATTTGCATCAGGGAATGTGGATTCCGTGGTGCTTGGAGCGGCTGTGGCTGAACTCGATGGCGGGGAGGTAGTCAGGCTGATGAGATATCTCAACAAGTGGATTGGGAAGTACCGGAGGTTCTCAGAAGCGCACACCTGCCCGGAGGCTGCGGAAAACCTCGGATTGGAGCAGTGTGACAGCGTGCCATCGTTTGGAGCAGTGGCTAGGGCGCTGGGAGTGCTGCTGGATAATCATTTCTCCCACCTTGTGTTGAATGCTGATGTGAGGGAGGACTTGAGGGCTGCGGAGTTGATGGTGAGGGAGCTCGCTGCCGAAGCAGAGTCTTCTGGGCCAATCCTGGACTTGCTGCATAGGTTGCAGCTGGAGAA